One Anaerolineae bacterium genomic region harbors:
- a CDS encoding Ribonuclease HI, with translation MRREVTVYVDGACSGNPGAGGYAAIIECDGKRKELTGGYRLTTNSRMEIMAVIQALFALKMPCQVTVYSDSQYLVKAIEDGWLEKWQKNGWRKRDRQAVQNVDLWQRLIPLLKQHEVSFVWIAGHNGDAKNERCNDLAQKACREPNLPPDEGYLKRI, from the coding sequence ATGAGAAGAGAGGTAACCGTGTACGTAGATGGGGCTTGCTCAGGCAATCCAGGGGCAGGCGGATATGCAGCCATCATCGAGTGCGATGGCAAGCGGAAGGAACTGACAGGGGGGTATCGTCTGACAACCAACTCCCGTATGGAGATTATGGCGGTCATTCAGGCTTTGTTTGCTCTGAAAATGCCCTGCCAGGTGACGGTGTACTCCGACAGCCAATATTTGGTCAAAGCCATCGAGGATGGCTGGCTGGAGAAGTGGCAGAAGAACGGCTGGCGGAAAAGAGACCGTCAAGCAGTGCAGAATGTTGACTTGTGGCAAAGGTTGATTCCCTTGCTGAAACAACACGAGGTGAGTTTTGTGTGGATAGCAGGACATAACGGGGACGCCAAAAACGAGCGCTGTAATGACCTGGCGCAAAAGGCTTGCCGCGAGCCCAATTTGCCCCCTGATGAGGGGTATTTGAAAAGAATATAA
- a CDS encoding Glycosyl transferase, group 2 family protein, with protein sequence MAKPLLSLCMIVKNEEANLPHCLDSVKDVVDEIIIVDTGSTDRTKEIALSYGAKLYDFEWIDDFSAARNFSLEKATGEWILVLDADEKLEKRTAKKLRELAKVSDVDAYVMIQQNFRSSQIQPVLDFQTIRFFRNCSYYRFRGRYHEGVHHSIQEHNGKIALDRQELVILHDGYLQNTAQGELRRKRAIRHLKAILDDDPHDVWAHLKLGMELYHDGDKDEAYNHLIKLFQSGSTVDLKHLPPIDTHEALVHLAQLAIYRGDFTLAKRCGIASRPLTQIFEFCLYSEFAYIVGSLGEIEILYRDGKQVGEEEYFELASIMSKISDLRKNYYDKLETAHKNLLDYLHNKCLLLASKSSGGK encoded by the coding sequence ATGGCAAAACCGCTGTTGTCTTTGTGTATGATTGTCAAAAACGAAGAAGCCAATCTTCCGCACTGTTTGGACAGTGTGAAGGATGTCGTAGATGAGATAATCATTGTGGATACAGGGTCAACTGACCGTACCAAAGAGATAGCCCTAAGCTACGGCGCCAAGTTGTATGATTTTGAGTGGATTGATGACTTCTCGGCGGCGCGGAATTTTAGCCTGGAAAAGGCGACCGGGGAATGGATTTTAGTGTTGGATGCGGACGAGAAACTGGAAAAGCGCACGGCAAAAAAGCTTCGGGAGCTGGCTAAAGTGTCAGATGTGGACGCTTATGTGATGATTCAGCAAAATTTTCGTTCTAGTCAGATTCAGCCCGTACTGGATTTTCAAACAATACGTTTTTTTCGTAATTGCTCTTATTATCGCTTTCGGGGGCGTTATCATGAGGGCGTTCATCACTCCATTCAAGAGCATAACGGCAAAATTGCCTTAGATAGACAAGAGTTGGTTATCCTTCACGATGGTTATCTTCAAAATACGGCACAAGGGGAACTGCGCCGAAAAAGAGCCATCCGTCATCTGAAAGCCATATTGGACGATGATCCTCACGATGTTTGGGCGCATTTGAAACTCGGCATGGAACTGTATCACGATGGGGATAAAGACGAGGCATACAACCACCTAATCAAGTTATTTCAATCTGGCAGCACAGTAGATTTGAAACACCTCCCCCCTATTGATACTCACGAAGCTCTGGTTCACCTTGCTCAACTTGCGATTTATCGTGGTGATTTTACCCTTGCAAAACGCTGCGGGATTGCAAGCAGGCCATTAACTCAAATCTTTGAATTTTGTTTATACAGTGAATTTGCATATATTGTTGGTTCTTTGGGGGAAATTGAGATTCTTTACAGGGATGGGAAACAGGTGGGGGAAGAAGAGTATTTTGAACTTGCCTCGATTATGTCTAAAATAAGCGATTTGCGAAAAAACTATTACGACAAATTGGAGACAGCACATAAAAATCTGCTCGATTATTTACACAACAAATGTCTCTTATTAGCATCGAAATCGAGCGGAGGGAAATAG
- a CDS encoding Site-specific recombinase XerD — protein sequence MSEEMFVIDLAQFSSYLNQLDRSELTRKGYIRDLIAFNRWYTNTNGEALQPQNLTPSDIREYRQYLIAVKREKPNTVNHKISALRSYSKWAKETGLIQSDPTNSVRAVGKQPLAPRWLDKREEYAVVREAERMIAAAGSEAARFLAVRDHAILITLLNTGLRVGELCALDIADIELSERKGSVIVRSGKGAKQRVLPLNAKVRDSINRWLELRGNLPGGLFLDRNGKRLTPSGVHRRLAELGNRAGVDLHAHIMRHTFAKRLVDAGVTLEKVAALLGHSDMNTTRIYITPGERDLEQAVEALE from the coding sequence ATGTCCGAAGAAATGTTTGTGATTGATTTAGCTCAATTCTCCAGCTACCTGAACCAATTAGACCGATCGGAGCTGACCAGGAAAGGGTACATACGCGATCTAATTGCGTTCAATCGTTGGTACACGAATACCAACGGAGAGGCATTGCAGCCACAGAATCTCACCCCCAGCGACATCCGCGAATACCGTCAATATCTGATTGCGGTAAAGCGGGAAAAGCCAAACACCGTAAATCACAAAATTTCTGCTTTGCGTTCCTATTCCAAGTGGGCAAAGGAAACAGGGCTGATTCAGAGCGATCCGACCAACAGCGTGCGCGCAGTGGGCAAGCAGCCATTGGCGCCGAGGTGGTTGGACAAGCGCGAGGAATACGCCGTTGTGCGGGAGGCAGAGCGGATGATAGCCGCTGCGGGGAGCGAAGCGGCTCGATTTCTAGCCGTGCGAGACCATGCGATTCTGATCACCCTCTTGAACACAGGTCTGCGAGTGGGCGAGTTATGTGCTTTGGATATTGCCGATATTGAGCTTTCCGAGCGTAAGGGGAGTGTAATTGTACGTTCGGGGAAGGGAGCTAAACAGCGGGTACTCCCCTTGAATGCCAAAGTGCGTGATAGCATAAACCGCTGGCTGGAGCTGCGCGGGAATCTCCCCGGGGGGTTGTTTTTGGATCGCAACGGGAAGCGGCTGACACCTTCAGGAGTACACCGCAGGCTTGCCGAACTAGGAAATCGGGCAGGGGTTGATTTACACGCCCACATTATGCGCCACACCTTTGCCAAGCGGTTAGTAGATGCTGGGGTGACGCTGGAGAAAGTGGCTGCCTTGCTGGGACATTCCGACATGAACACTACCCGTATATACATTACCCCAGGGGAGCGGGACCTGGAACAGGCAGTAGAAGCGTTGGAGTAG
- a CDS encoding Helicase loader DnaI, whose translation MRPLATYLQQTEMAAEEEGDTNRQSQPAAFACEPDCPICGGLGYYRLDVPISDHRFGKVLVCPTASRLAVQRLKDQGNLDARCGITLDELRFLTWTRSIKHGSQAEKIGERLRFFYQRGYGLAAILGMYGQGKTLLLKIITVAALTDGKLAAYANISDVLDDIRLAYDSPDAMRSLVERTEWWSELDVLCLDEMDKLNVTPWAQERLFRLLDMRYTLAIQQKALTVIAANYNSTASFPGYLRSRLEDNRLRDGIIIMSGDDMRKRAEKGRTF comes from the coding sequence ATGAGACCGTTAGCAACCTACCTGCAACAAACTGAGATGGCTGCGGAAGAAGAGGGAGATACCAATCGCCAAAGCCAACCCGCAGCCTTTGCTTGTGAGCCAGACTGTCCCATTTGCGGCGGCTTGGGGTATTACCGGTTGGATGTACCGATATCCGACCATCGTTTTGGGAAGGTTCTGGTTTGTCCGACTGCCAGCCGTTTAGCCGTACAACGGTTGAAGGATCAAGGCAACCTGGATGCTCGCTGTGGAATTACACTCGATGAGTTGCGCTTTCTCACTTGGACAAGAAGTATCAAACATGGGTCTCAGGCGGAGAAAATTGGCGAGCGGTTACGATTTTTTTACCAGCGTGGGTATGGGTTGGCAGCGATATTGGGAATGTATGGCCAAGGGAAAACCTTGCTGCTCAAGATCATCACTGTTGCAGCGCTGACCGATGGCAAACTGGCAGCGTATGCCAACATCAGCGATGTACTGGATGACATCCGCTTAGCATATGACAGCCCGGATGCCATGCGCTCGCTGGTAGAACGCACGGAATGGTGGTCGGAGTTGGATGTGTTGTGCTTGGACGAGATGGACAAGCTGAACGTGACCCCCTGGGCGCAGGAACGGCTCTTTCGCCTGCTGGATATGCGTTACACGCTGGCAATCCAGCAGAAGGCACTGACGGTGATAGCAGCGAATTACAACTCGACAGCGTCATTTCCGGGTTATCTGCGCAGCCGCCTGGAAGATAACCGCCTGCGGGACGGAATCATCATCATGTCGGGAGATGATATGCGCAAAAGAGCAGAAAAAGGACGGACGTTCTGA
- a CDS encoding Chromosome (plasmid) partitioning protein ParA, whose product MAKVISIANQKGGVGKTTTVINLAHWFALQGKRVLAIDLDSQGHIAPGLKIDKACGLYDFLVRERPLQDIAVRGRVNLDVLPNDHTNELVKEHVKQANFREYLLDTMLDEARAIYDLIFLDTPPSTDVLHILALVASDYLIIPANMDFYALDGVGYILKTLRSLSRYPNVTPPVLIGVLPTLFDKTTNETVSNIQALQKALGDGVILPPIPRDTKLREAVSHGQTIWEYAPKSKGAIGYEGNGSSRERNQAGNVGGYLHLAEIVSGEVGR is encoded by the coding sequence ATGGCTAAAGTAATCTCCATAGCCAATCAAAAAGGGGGTGTGGGAAAAACGACAACTGTCATCAACCTTGCCCACTGGTTTGCCCTGCAAGGCAAGCGGGTGCTTGCCATTGACCTCGACAGCCAAGGGCATATTGCCCCTGGTCTAAAGATCGATAAAGCCTGCGGATTGTATGATTTTCTGGTACGAGAACGACCTTTACAAGATATTGCTGTTCGAGGGCGGGTAAATCTCGATGTCTTGCCCAATGACCACACCAACGAGCTGGTCAAAGAACATGTCAAGCAAGCCAATTTCAGGGAATACCTGCTCGACACCATGCTGGACGAAGCAAGAGCAATCTATGACCTGATTTTCCTGGACACCCCACCCAGCACGGATGTCTTACACATTCTAGCGCTGGTAGCCAGTGATTATCTGATTATCCCTGCCAATATGGACTTCTACGCTTTAGATGGTGTGGGATATATCCTGAAGACCTTGCGCTCTTTGAGTCGCTATCCCAACGTGACGCCCCCCGTGTTGATCGGTGTCCTGCCCACCCTGTTTGACAAGACCACCAACGAGACCGTTTCAAACATTCAAGCCTTACAAAAAGCGTTGGGGGACGGAGTCATCCTGCCGCCGATTCCACGCGACACCAAACTGCGTGAAGCGGTCTCGCACGGGCAGACCATCTGGGAGTATGCGCCGAAGTCGAAGGGAGCGATTGGCTACGAAGGGAACGGTAGCTCGCGGGAACGCAACCAAGCGGGGAATGTGGGTGGGTACTTGCACCTAGCCGAAATCGTCTCTGGGGAGGTAGGGCGATGA